The Humulus lupulus chromosome 7, drHumLupu1.1, whole genome shotgun sequence region CTCGGTATCTAGTCCGAATTGGTGAAATGACAGAATCCATAAAAATTATTCAACAGGCTTTAGAAGGAATTCCAGGGGGGCCATATGAGAATTTAGAAATCCGAGACGTTGATAGAGAAAGGAATCCAGAATGGAATGATTTTGACTATCGATTTATTAGTAAAAAACCTTCTCCTACATTTGAATTGCCAAAACAAGAACTCTATGTGAGAGTTGAAGCCCCAAAGGGAGAATTGGGAATTTTTCTGATAGGGGATCAAAGTGGTTTTCCTTGGAGATGGAAAATTCGCCCGCCGGGTTTTATCAATTTGCAAATTCTTCCTCAGTTAGTTAAAATAATGAAATTGGCTGATATTATGACAATACTAGGTAGCATAGATATCATTATGGGAGAGGTTGATCGTTGAAATGATAATTGATGCAACAGAAATACACGATATCAATTCTTTTTCTAgattggaatttttaaaaaagaCCTCTGGAATTATATGGATACTTATTCCTAATTTTACTCTTgtattgggaatcactataggtGTACTGGTAATTGTATGGTTAGAAAGAGAAATATCGGCAGGGATACAACAACGTATTGGACCTGAATATGCCTGACCTTGGGGGGTTCTTCAGGCTTGGGGGAGCCTGGAGGTATTTTCGGGAGTTTAGAATATATATAATTGGGGATTGTTAGACATGGGGAAAtataaatggtaattaattggatgatgagatttaagtggtaaatattaggaaccctttgaggaattagcgggaattgagggTAAATGACTATTTTGACCCTTAGATTAACTAAAGGATTAATTATATGTGGAGGGGCAAGTTGGTCTTTTCCATAGAGGGGATATACTCTGATTTACTTAGGAAGAAAACAGAAGAAAGTAGAACTTCCCCTGCCTCTTCTCTCTCACGTATTCTTTTCTCTCCCTCTTTCTTTATTGCATTTTGGAAGCTAAGGAAAAGGTTGTGGGAATTGAGCTAAGGCTGGGGTTTTCTTGGAGGAAATTGAGCCAGGAAAAGGGAGGAGTTAAAGCTGGGACTTGAAGGGAGGAGTTGTAGATTGAGGTAAGAACTTCAGTTTATCCTTgaatttttgatgggtttctaggtATAAGGTAATTGATGAACTTAGTTTATTTACAATGAATTGAGCTGAGTTGATGTGAGGTTTCAACTGGGTGGTCTGAGAATCTAAGCTCAAGGATTGGAGGATTGAGGCTGAAGGTGTAACTgtcattgaggtaaggatttcttcaatcttcTAAGTAGTTCTCTGGTTTTTAGTtagggttcttgagcttcaaggaTCAATTTTGATTTCTGTATTTGGTGAGGTTCTTAATTAAGTTTTGATGTTACTATGTTTATTTGGGTGAGGTATAGTGATTTATGGGctcaattttgagtttggttgatgaTAGGGTTGAAGTTttagagctttggctcggggaagttcGAAGGAGAAACCTAGAAAATGTCATTTTTGGTGCTAGCGCTAGGTTtagagcgctacagcactaggttGCGTTTTTGGGAGGCTTTGGTTTCTGTCTGTAGAGATGTTGCGCCCCTCTAgtggcgttgtagtgctaccctgcctccTGAAAttgatttttgggtattttcctagggttttcgcttgggggctcgagggaagagttcaccacctcgtttggtggaacttGGGGTCCCGAGAGCGCGAGTT contains the following coding sequences:
- the LOC133791935 gene encoding NAD(P)H-quinone oxidoreductase subunit H, chloroplastic-like, whose protein sequence is MAIKAFGYQCPMLRASVIQWDLRKVDHYECYDEFDWEVQWKKEGDSLARYLVRIGEMTESIKIIQQALEGIPGGPYENLEIRDVDRERNPEWNDFDYRFISKKPSPTFELPKQELYVRVEAPKGELGIFLIGDQSGFPWRWKIRPPGFINLQILPQLVKIMKLADIMTILGSIDIIMGEVDR